The Amphiprion ocellaris isolate individual 3 ecotype Okinawa chromosome 6, ASM2253959v1, whole genome shotgun sequence genome contains a region encoding:
- the LOC111584976 gene encoding natterin-3-like: protein MLTLLLLLILSSVGLQKSQNSQDGNVSSPSPDLEHKVPEIPANISVFTSRRFLESSRASRHIRDAEGNVDHGKLKWKGRWWFNDLPDGAFSIFNDYTERTEVLCKFECRSGTYIPSEHSGLAVGCTNDGKWGTNYAEYLVNEDDFEILEWKDGYYGSVPQNSVRICEDEEIYVGKNKYGLGKVDPKQKCFFLPWGGSEYWYRSYQVLAINKDVESNFMTDIRYHIDDAKIVSYPPETMRTSVVTNYECNQVSKSATLTKTTQEQKRWDLSSSITLGVKTEFKVGIPRIVEGRVEVSTETTFQASGGHSMTEEISHSVSVNIDVPPNHSCTVRMVGHKYKTDIPFTARFRRTYRNGKTKWTSISAKYDSIAVGEVHVVVDRCTPVGNATPCPQRTS from the exons ATG CTGAcattgctgttgctgctgattctgtCTTCAGTCGGTCTGCAGAAAAGTCAGAACTCGCAGGATGGAAatg TCTCCTCACCGAGTCCAGATCTTGAGCACAAAGTCCCTGAAATCCCTGCAAACATATCAGTGTTCACATCACGACGATTTCTGGAGAGTTCCAGGGCTTCTCGGCATATCCGTGATGCAGAGGGGAATGTTGATCATGGAAAACTGAAATGGAAAGGACGGTGGTGGTTCAATGATCTCCCCGAtggagctttttccattttcaatgATTACACTGAGCGCACTGAGGTTCTCTGCAAATTCGAATGCCGTAGCGGCACCTATATCCCCAGCGAACATTCTGGACTTGCCGTCGGCTGTACCAACGATGGGAAGTGGGGGACCAATTATGCTGAGTACCTTGTGAATGAAGATGACTTTGAGATCTTGGAGTGGAAGGACGGTTATTATGGTTCAGTGCCCCAAAACTCAGTCAGAATATGTGAGGATGAAGAAATCTATGTTGGGAAAAACAAGTACGGTCTTGGGAAGGTGGATCCTAAGCAAAAGTGCTTCTTCCTCCCCTGGGGAGGTAGTGAGTACTGGTACAGGAGCTACCAGGTTCTGGCCATCAACAAAGACGTTGAGAGCAACTTCATGACCGACATCAGGTACCACATTGATGATGCTAAAATTGTCTCGTACCCTCCTGAGACGATGCGCACATCTGTTGTCACCAACTATGAGTGTAATCAAGTGTCAAAGTCAGCGACTCTCACAAAGACGACCCAGGAGCAGAAAAGGTGGGACCTCAGCTCTTCCATCACACTCGGTGTCAAGACAGAATTCAAAGTAGGGATCCCCAGAATCGTGGAGGGAAGAGTTGAGGTCAGCACAGAGACAACATTCCAGGCATCAGGTGGACATTCCATGACGGAAGAAATCTCCCACTCTGTTTCTGTGAACATCGATGTCCCTCCAAACCACTCCTGCACAGTGCGAATGGTGGGTCATAAGTATAAGACAGACATCCCTTTCACTGCACGCTTCAGACGCACCTACAGGAACGGGAAAACCAAATGGACGTCCATCTCTGCAAAGTACGACAGCATCGCGGTTGGGGAAGTTCATGTCGTGGTAGATCGGTGTACACCTGTAGGTAACGCCACCCCTTGCCCCCAGAGAACGTCATGA
- the LOC129347220 gene encoding natterin-1-like — MLTLLLLLILSSVGLSKNLSSQDGNVSSLSPDLEDEVPEIPAKISVLASQQFLASFRASRISRDTLNPVDHGKLKWKTWNSYLPDGAVSIYNEYTKRDEYVCRFGCHSGFFIPGDDVEFASQYPDYASADTKCQVPNDGSEVSASDFEILVNEDNFEILEWKDGYYGSVPQNSVRTCADSEIYVGKNKYGLGKVDPKQQCFFLPWGGSEYWYRSYKVLTINKDVESNFMTDIRYHTDDAKIVSYPPETMHTSVVINYDCNQATKSADLRNTIQEQKRWDLSSSITLGVKTEFKVGIPSIVSGGVEISTEIMFQASGGNSVTKEISHSLTVSHPVPPNHSCTVRMVGHKYKTDIPFTARFRRTYRNGKTKWTSISAKYDSIAVGEVHAVVDRCTPVGNATPCPQRTS, encoded by the exons ATG CTGAcattgctgttgctgctgattctgtCTTCAGTCGGTCTGTCGAAAAATCTGAGCTCACAGGATGGAAatg TCTCCTCACTGAGTCCAGATCTTGAGGACGAAGTCCCTGAAATCCctgcaaaaatatcagtgttAGCATCACAACAATTTCTGGCGAGTTTCAGGGCTTCCAGGATATCCCGGGATACCCTGAACCCTGTTGATCATGGAAAACtgaaatggaaaacatggaacagttaTCTCCCAGATGGAGCTGTTTCCATTTACAATGAATACACTAAACGTGATGAGTATGTCTGCAGATTTGGATGCCATAGTGGCTTCTTCATCCCCGGCGATGATGTAGAATTCGCGTCTCAATATCCCGATTATGCATCCGCTGATACTAAATGCCAAGTCCCCAATGACGGCTCCGAGGTTAGTGCCAGTGATTTTGAGATCCTTGTGAATGAAGACAACTTTGAGATCCTGGAGTGGAAGGACGGTTATTATGGTTCAGTGCCCCAAAACTCAGTCAGAACATGTGCTGATTCAGAAATCTATGTCGGGAAAAACAAGTACGGTCTTGGGAAGGTGGATCCTAAGCAACAATGCTTCTTCCTCCCCTGGGGAGGTAGTGAGTACTGGTACAGGAGCTACAAGGTCCTGACCATCAACAAAGATGTTGAGAGCAACTTCATGACCGACATCAGGTACCACACTGATGATGCTAAAATTGTCTCGTACCCTCCTGAGACGATGCACACATCTGTTGTCATCAATTATGATTGTAATCAAGCAACAAAGTCAGCTGATCTCAGAAACACAATCCAGGAGCAGAAAAGGTGGGACCTCAGCTCTTCCATCACACTTGGTGTCAAGACAGAATTCAAAGTAGGGATCCCCAGTATCGTGTCCGGAGGTGTTGAGATCAGCACGGAGATCATGTTTCAGGCCTCAGGTGGAAATTCTGTGACAAAAGAAATCTCCCACTCTCTTACAGTGAGCCACCCTGTCCCTCCAAACCACTCCTGCACAGTGCGAATGGTGGGTCATAAGTATAAGACAGACATCCCTTTCACTGCACGCTTCAGACGCACCTACAGGAACGGGAAAACCAAATGGACGTCCATCTCTGCAAAGTACGACAGCATCGCGGTTGGGGAAGTTCATGCTGTGGTAGATCGGTGTACACCTGTAGGTAACGCCACCCCTTGCCCCCAGAGAACGTCATGA
- the LOC111584977 gene encoding natterin-3-like, which translates to MKLLLLLLLTLVALSSAAPQDLDKSKERRHASLLNIESSPESAAEASVAQKNSLDSSSIVSDDGTILEWVTWNNSLPNDAVSIYNDDARRTDYICKYKCEAGFYTPSLGLFCNYPKNKKELRGFPFEVLVNKDNFETLEWKDSSNGSPVQNAVRTCPGVEVYVGKNKYGLGKVVTQDNVFYLPWKGGLYSYRSYQVLTINENIVSQQIEKVVYNTDKSEIISYPPEIIRETAITNYECTPVVKTDSLSKTYQVEQRWDNTYSVRFGVTTTFKAGIPFIAKKGIQISTDLTLQFNRGGSVVESITDTVSVELSAPPNRTCTATMMRYKHKLNIPYTARLKRKYGTGEVRTVIITGTYNSVQVGQVQAEVHRCQPVTDAKLCP; encoded by the exons ATgaagctgttgctgctgttgctgctgaccCTAGTAGCTCTATCCTCAGCTGCACCACAGGACCTGGACAAGAGCAAGGAGCGAAGACATG CTTCCTTACTGAACATCGAGAGCAGTCCTGAAAGTGCAGCTGAAGCGTCAGTGGCACAGAAGAACTCACTCGATTCTTCCTCTATTGTGTCAGATGATGGTACCATCTTGGAGTGGGTGACCTGGAACAACTCGCTCCCCAACGACGCCGTCTCAATTTACAACGATGACGCCCGTCGCACTGATTATATCTGCAAATACAAGTGTGAAGCCGGCTTTTATACCCCCAGCTTGGGTCTTTTTTGCAACTatcccaaaaacaaaaaagaacttCGTGGTTTCCCCTTTGAGGTCCTGGTGAACAAAGACAACTTTGAGACTCTGGAGTGGAAGGACAGTTCCAACGGGTCACCAGTCCAGAATGCAGTCCGGACCTGCCCAGGAGTGGAGGTCTATGTAGGCAAGAACAAATATGGACTTGGGAAGGTGGTGACTCAAGACAACGTCTTCTACCTGCCTTGGAAGGGTGGTTTATATTCTTACAGAAGCTACCAAGTCCTGACCATCAATGAGAATATAGTCAGCCAGCAGATCGAGAAAGTCGTGTACAACACTGATAAATCTGAAATCATCAGCTATCCTCCAGAGATCATACGGGAAACAGCCATCACCAACTATGAATGCACCCCAGTGGTGAAAACAGACAGCCTGTCCAAGACGTATCAGGTGGAGCAGAGGTGGGACAACACCTACTCTGTCAGGTTTGGTGTTACAACCACTTTCAAAGCAGGCATCCCATTCATCGCCAAAAAAGGCATTCAGATCAGCACTGATTTGACGCTGCAGTTCAACAGGGGAGGCTCAGTGGTGGAATCCATCACTGATACTGTCTCTGTGGAGCTCAGCGCTCCACCAAACCGCACCTGCACTGCAACTATGATGCGTTACAAGCACAAACTCAACATCCCTTATACAGCACGCTTAAAACGCAAATATGGCACCGGGGAGGTCCGTACGGTGATCATCACCGGGACGTACAACAGCGTTCAGGTTGGCCAGGTGCAAGCCGAGGTGCACCGATGCCAACCTGTGACCGACGCCAAGTTGTGCCCCTGA